The Calditrichota bacterium genome contains the following window.
TGCCTGGCGTTCCAACACGGCAAAGAGGTCGTCCACCGTCATGTGGACGATACCGCCCTTGCGGGCCGCACTCTCGATAGCCGCCTGATAGATAGGCACAGTGCCGATGGGCACCGGAGCTGCCGCCATGACGGCCCTGCGGATGCGGTCGAGGTCACCGGCGCTGCTGAGGTCCATGATGGTATCGGCACCCGCCGCGACGGCCACTCTCGCCTTTTCCACCTCGAGCTCCACATCTACCACATCAGAAGAGGTGCCGATGTTTGCATTGACTTTGGTGCGCAGCCCCTTGCCAACGCCGCAAACCTTATGGATTGCGTGCTTCTTGTTCTTCAGAAGCACGACCTCCCCTGCGGCGATGCGGGTGGCCAAAAGCTCGGCGTCAACCTTCTCTTGTGCAGCCACGGCGCGCATCTCGGGCGTGATGTTCCCTTTGCGCGCCTCAAGAATTTGGGTCATCTACTCCACACCTCACGGCACAATGCGCGATCCCCTTTGCCGCTAACGAATTGGGTTCCAATCGGCAAAGTTTTCCACTACCACCTTACACTTTGCTTCTGCTGTCCAAGTTTCTGCAGAATTGTAGGTCCATCCCAGATACTCCGAATCGCCACCGCCCTCGGTGGTGATGAGGAACCTGTTCGCCAGGTGGCCGAAATACAGGGCCTGCGCGCGTGGCGACTCCTGGTCCCCGCCGCTCGGGTCCACTGGTATCCACCCGTAGCCAGGCAAATACACCTCAACCCAGCGGTGGAAGACGTCGTCCATGCTGGCATCGTCCCCTCGCACCACCACCGAGCCTACATAGCGCGCCGGTAGGCCGGAAGCCCGGCACAGGGCAATGTAGACGAAACTGTACTCCGAGCACGAACCATTACCTCGCCGCAAGACCTCCGGGGCAACGTTCCAGCCACCAGCAAGCTCATAGTACATTTTTCCCATCAGCCAGTGGTAGATCTTGCGCGCAATCCAGTAGGGATTCTTTTCGTCGCCCACTGCCTCCCGCGCCGCTTGCTGAATGAGCGGATCGCCAAGGCAGTACTTGCTCCCATCAGCGAGGTAGCGCTCTTTGATCTCTGCAGGAATCTCTGCCAACGAGCCCACCCGCTCTGGACGCACATAGTAAAAGACCTCCCAGATGCGGGCTTTCACCTTCATGGTGACGGTCTCGGTGCGCGCCGGCGGCAGGTTCTCATGGCGAAAATGGGCGCACGCTTGGCCCCAGCGGTCGGTGACGGTGCCCACCGGCTTCGGCACCAGCTCCGCCTGACCTTCGAGCTGCTGCGAGTCGCGGCTGCGGGGCAGCGCGATGTAGACATCTGCAGTCTTGATTTTGCCTGGGCCGTAGTTGCGCACCTGGTGGGTGTATTCGACGATGGCATGCCGTTCGTTCGTGCGCACCAGCGGCTCTTTGCCTTCGACATCGATGCGGAAGACCTTGTCCGACTCAAAGTCCGCGCACCACACGTGGGTGCCGTCCCATGCCAGGCCCGTGGGGAAGTGGCCAGGCGATTTCACCACCCACAACACGTAGCCGTGTTCCGGGGTCATCATGTACAGCTCGTCCTGGCTGCGATCTGCCAGCCACAGGTACCTGCCGTCGAAGGCGAGGCCTTGCGGTTCCCCGCCAGGAGCTGGAAATGAAATAATGGCCGTGCCGTCTTGCGTGCTGATGCGACTCACCTTATCGTCTTTGTTGTCAGAAAGCCAGAGGGAACTCCCATCCCAAACAAGGCCACTGGGGGATGGCCCGGGTGCGTCGAGCGCCGCCAGGATGCTGCCGTCTTTGGGGTCGATCTTGTAGAGCTTCTTTTCGCCCAGGTCAACGTTCCAAAGGTGGGTCCCATCGAACGCAAGGCCCATAGGCCAGTAACCCGGCGAGGGGATGGTCGCGACCACCTTCCCCTCTGTGGTCATCTTGTAGATGGTGTCTGTCTTGCGATCGGCTAACCAAAGGTGCTTCCCATCCCACACAAGCCCGGTAGGGCAGGGACCGGGCGTGGGAAAGGAGGCAACCACCTCGCCCACCTGCGCGCCATGGAGGCGGCCGCAAAGGGCAACCAATAGGGCCAGAGCAACTGAGAATCTTCTCATCGAGCGCGTTCTCCCTCTTTTTCTTGCGTCCTGGTCAAGATATCCACCACTTCGGGAAAACTGGTGGCAACCCAGGTTGCGTGGGTGGCATCCAAGGCAGAACCTTCCTGCTTGACCGCTTTGAGCATTATGGTGCGCAGTCCCGCATTGTGCGCGCCTTGGATGTCGATGTCGGGTCGGTCACCTACAAACACGGCGTTGCGCGCTGTCGCGCCAACAGCGTTGAGGGCAAGCTCAAAGATCTCCCGGCGCGGCTTGCGGTAACCAACCTCC
Protein-coding sequences here:
- a CDS encoding phosphomethylpyrimidine synthase ThiC, which codes for MTQILEARKGNITPEMRAVAAQEKVDAELLATRIAAGEVVLLKNKKHAIHKVCGVGKGLRTKVNANIGTSSDVVDVELEVEKARVAVAAGADTIMDLSSAGDLDRIRRAVMAAAPVPIGTVPIYQAAIESAARKGGIVHMTVDDLFAVLERQA
- a CDS encoding transglutaminase is translated as MRRFSVALALLVALCGRLHGAQVGEVVASFPTPGPCPTGLVWDGKHLWLADRKTDTIYKMTTEGKVVATIPSPGYWPMGLAFDGTHLWNVDLGEKKLYKIDPKDGSILAALDAPGPSPSGLVWDGSSLWLSDNKDDKVSRISTQDGTAIISFPAPGGEPQGLAFDGRYLWLADRSQDELYMMTPEHGYVLWVVKSPGHFPTGLAWDGTHVWCADFESDKVFRIDVEGKEPLVRTNERHAIVEYTHQVRNYGPGKIKTADVYIALPRSRDSQQLEGQAELVPKPVGTVTDRWGQACAHFRHENLPPARTETVTMKVKARIWEVFYYVRPERVGSLAEIPAEIKERYLADGSKYCLGDPLIQQAAREAVGDEKNPYWIARKIYHWLMGKMYYELAGGWNVAPEVLRRGNGSCSEYSFVYIALCRASGLPARYVGSVVVRGDDASMDDVFHRWVEVYLPGYGWIPVDPSGGDQESPRAQALYFGHLANRFLITTEGGGDSEYLGWTYNSAETWTAEAKCKVVVENFADWNPIR